In one window of Camelina sativa cultivar DH55 chromosome 15, Cs, whole genome shotgun sequence DNA:
- the LOC104747783 gene encoding pentatricopeptide repeat-containing protein At2g20710, mitochondrial isoform X3 — protein MKHLLLLRLVVRPKPNYVLRSFLFHSGGKTTPSALDPYDTLQRRVARAGDPSASIVRVLDGWLDQGNLVKTSELHSIIKMLRKFSRFSHALQISDWMSEHRVHEISEGDVAIRLDLIAKVGGLVEADKFFETIPVERRSYHLYGALLNCYASNKALHKAQQVFQEMKDLGFLKGCLPYNVMLNLYVRTGKYAMVEKLLLEMEDSTVKPDIFTVNTRLHAYSVVSDVHGMEKFLMRCEADPGLHLDWRTYADVANGYLKAGLTDKALDMLRKSEQLMNPHKRKHAYEVLMSFYGAAGKKQEVYRLWSLYKELDGFYNTGYISVISALLKMDDIDEAERIIGEWEAGHSLFDIRIPHLLITGYCKKGMLEKAEEVAQMLVHKWRVEDTSTWERLALGYKMAGEMDKAVEKWKRAIEVSQPGWRPHQVVLMSCVDYLEGQRDMESLRNILRLLSERGHISYDQLLYDMNGAGLSWKIVDAMGENLIR, from the exons ATgaagcatcttcttcttcttcgtcttgttgTTCGTCCAAAGCCAAATTACGTTCTCAGGAGCTTCCTCTTTCACTCCGGCGGCAAGACCACACCCTCGGCGTTGGACCCTTACGACACTCTACAGCGTCGTGTCGCGAGAGCCGGAGATCCCTCTGCTTCGATTGTCCGAGTGTTGGATGGATGGCTTGATCAGGGGAACCTGGTTAAGACTTCGGAGCTCCATAGCATCATCAAGATGCTTCGCAAATTCAGCCGTTTCTCCCACGCCCTTCAG ATATCGGATTGGATGAGTGAGCATAGAGTTCATGAGATCTCTGAGGGAGATGTTGCGATTCGGCTTGATTTGATTGCCAAAGTTGGTGGCTTGGTAGAAGCTGACAAGTTTTTCGAAACGATTCCTGTGGAGAGGAGGAGCTACCATCTTTACGGTGCCCTCTTGAACTGCTACGCGAGCAACAAGGCGTTGCACAAAGCTCAGCAAGTGTTTCAGGAGATGAAAGACCTTGGCTTCCTCAAAGGTTGTCTTCCCTACAATGTCATGCTAAACCTCTACGTCCGGACTGGGAAATACGCAATGGTTGAGAAGCTGCTGCTTGAGATGGAGGATTCGACTGTCAAGCCTGACATCTTCACAGTCAACACGAGGCTGCATGCCTATTCGGTTGTATCTGATGTACACGGGATGGAGAAGTTTCTGATGCGTTGCGAGGCTGACCCTGGACTCCATCTTGACTGGCGCACATACGCCGATGTAGCAAACGGCTACTTAAAGGCTGGATTAACTGATAAGGCGCTAGATATGCTCCGTAAATCAGAGCAGTTGATGAATCCTCACAAGAGAAAGCACGCTTATGAGGTTCTCATGTCATTCTATGGTGCTGCAGGTAAGAAACAAGAGGTGTACCGTCTCTGGAGCTTGTACAAGGAACTGGACGGGTTCTATAACACTGGATACATAAGCGTGATCAGCGCCCTCTTGAAGATGGATGACATTGACGAGGCTGAGAGGATTATCGGAGAGTGGGAAGCTGGACACTCCCTTTTCGATATTCGGATCCCACACTTGTTGATTACGGGTTACTGCAAGAAGGGGATGTTGGAGAAGGCAGAGGAAGTAGCACAGATGTTGGTCCACAAGTGGAGAGTGGAGGATACAAGCACATGGGAGCGTTTAGCTCTCGGATACAAGATGGCGGGTGAAATGGACAAGGCGGTAGAGAAATGGAAGAGAGCGATTGAG GTGAGCCAGCCAGGGTGGAGACCACATCAGGTTGTGCTGATGAGCTGTGTGGACTATCTGGAGGGTCAAAGAGACATGGAGAGTTTGAGAAATATTTTGAGACTGTTAAGCGAGCGAGGACACATTTCATATGATCAACTACTGTACGATATGAATGGAGCTGGACTGAGTTGGAAGATCGTTGATGCTATGGGGGAAAACTTGATACGTTGA
- the LOC104748908 gene encoding mannan endo-1,4-beta-mannosidase 2, with amino-acid sequence MGPSGNGPVIPILGFVTCVAFIYLSFGDLWFDSKWDDPQSGGFVKRNGTQFVVDGKALYVNGWNSYWFMDHAVNDHSRHRVGAMLEAGAKMGLTVCRTWAFNDGAYNALQISPGRFDERVFKALDHVIAEAKTHGVRLLLSLVNNLQAYGGKTQYVNWAWQEGVGLSSSNDSFFFDPSIRRYFKNYLTVCFYFIYNPHLFFLIF; translated from the exons ATGGGTCCTAGTGGGAACGGCCCAGTGATACCAATTCTAGGTTTCGTTACTTGTGTGGCTTTTATCTACCTCTCCTTTGGAGATTTGTGGTTTGATTCCAAATGGGATGATCCCCAGTCTGGAGGATTCGTGAAACGGAACGGGACACAGTTCGTGGTCGACGGCAAGGCTCTCTATGTGAATGGCTGGAACTCTTACTGGTTCATGGACCATGCCGTCAATGATCATAGCAGACACCGTGTCGGTGCTATGCTTGAAGCTGGAGCCAAAATGGGTCTCACTGTTTGTAGAACTTGGGCATTCAATGATGGAGCCTACAATGCTCTTCAGATCTCTCCTGGCAGATTCGATGAACGAGTCTTCaag GCCTTGGATCATGTAATCGCAGAGGCAAAAACACATGGTGTTAGGTTGCTTCTTAGCTTAGTGAACAACTTACAAGCTTATGGAGGGAAGACTCAGTACGTCAATTGGGCATGGCAAGAAGGTGTAGGCCTCAGCTCGTCCaatgattctttcttctttgaccCATCTATCCGCAGATACTTCAAGAACTATCTCAcggtatgtttttattttatttataatcctcatctcttcttcttgattttttaa
- the LOC104747785 gene encoding riboflavin synthase — protein sequence MEVEGDSLWVKVKADKALLKYIVPKGFVAVDGTSLTVVDVFDQDSCFSFMLVAYTQQNVVIPTKRVGQKVNLEVDIMGKYVERLLSTAGYTSEEKKV from the exons ATGGAGGTGGAAGGCGATTCCTTGTGGGTGAAGGTCAAAGCTGACAAGGCTTTGTTGAAATACATTGTGCCTAAGGGATTTGTTGCTGTTGATGGGACGAGCTTGACCGTCGTTGATGTCTTTGATCAAGACAGCTGCTTTAGTTTCATGTTGGTTGCTTATACGCAGCAGAACGTCGTCATCCCGACTAAGAGGGTTGGCCAAAAAGTCAACCTTGAGGTTGACATCATGGGCAAATATGTTGAGAGGCTTCTCTCCACTGCTGGCTACACGTCAGAG GAAAAGAAGGTGTGA
- the LOC104747786 gene encoding GPI-anchored protein LORELEI, which translates to MEISPYCLLSLLPIFLLSGFSLSYDEFDHHAATSRALLQARTTCKEDFASKNYTIITSKCKGPNYPATVCCSAFKDFACPFAEVLNDEKNDCASTMFSYINIYGRYPPGIFANMCKEGKEGLDCTNVTQPASATSDSIPQASSTASLALLSTFLVLCLFFLSSS; encoded by the exons aTGGAGATTTCTCCTTACTgtctgctttctcttcttcccattTTCCTCCTCTCTGGTTTCTCCCTTTCAT ATGATGAATTTGATCATCATGCGGCAACAAGCAGAGCTCTTCTTCAGGCAAGGACAA CCTGCAAAGAAGATTTTGCGAGCAAGAACTACACAATCATAACAAGCAAATGCAAAGGTCCAAATTATCCCGCAACTGTGTGTTGCTCTGCCTTCAAGGACTTTGCTTGCCCTTTTGCAGAAGTTCTTAACGACGAAAAGAACGATTGTGCCTCTACTATGTTCAGCTACATCAACATCTACGGTCGTTATCCTCCTGGAATCTTTGCTAACATGTGTAAAGAGGGTAAAGAAGGTCTCGACTGCACCAACGTCACCCAGCCCGCATCCGCAACTTCTGATTCTATCCCTCAAGCCTCCTCAACTGCATCTCTCGCTCTTCTTTCCACCTTCCTCGTTCTctgtcttttcttcttgtcttcttcgTAA
- the LOC104747783 gene encoding pentatricopeptide repeat-containing protein At2g20710, mitochondrial isoform X1, with protein sequence MKHLLLLRLVVRPKPNYVLRSFLFHSGGKTTPSALDPYDTLQRRVARAGDPSASIVRVLDGWLDQGNLVKTSELHSIIKMLRKFSRFSHALQISDWMSEHRVHEISEGDVAIRLDLIAKVGGLVEADKFFETIPVERRSYHLYGALLNCYASNKALHKAQQVFQEMKDLGFLKGCLPYNVMLNLYVRTGKYAMVEKLLLEMEDSTVKPDIFTVNTRLHAYSVVSDVHGMEKFLMRCEADPGLHLDWRTYADVANGYLKAGLTDKALDMLRKSEQLMNPHKRKHAYEVLMSFYGAAGKKQEVYRLWSLYKELDGFYNTGYISVISALLKMDDIDEAERIIGEWEAGHSLFDIRIPHLLITGYCKKGMLEKAEEVAQMLVHKWRVEDTSTWERLALGYKMAGEMDKAVEKWKRAIEVSQPGWRPHQVVLMSCVDYLEGQRDMESLRNILRLLSERGHISYDQLLYDMNGAGLSWKIVDAMGENLIR encoded by the exons ATgaagcatcttcttcttcttcgtcttgttgTTCGTCCAAAGCCAAATTACGTTCTCAGGAGCTTCCTCTTTCACTCCGGCGGCAAGACCACACCCTCGGCGTTGGACCCTTACGACACTCTACAGCGTCGTGTCGCGAGAGCCGGAGATCCCTCTGCTTCGATTGTCCGAGTGTTGGATGGATGGCTTGATCAGGGGAACCTGGTTAAGACTTCGGAGCTCCATAGCATCATCAAGATGCTTCGCAAATTCAGCCGTTTCTCCCACGCCCTTCAG ATATCGGATTGGATGAGTGAGCATAGAGTTCATGAGATCTCTGAGGGAGATGTTGCGATTCGGCTTGATTTGATTGCCAAAGTTGGTGGCTTGGTAGAAGCTGACAAGTTTTTCGAAACGATTCCTGTGGAGAGGAGGAGCTACCATCTTTACGGTGCCCTCTTGAACTGCTACGCGAGCAACAAGGCGTTGCACAAAGCTCAGCAAGTGTTTCAGGAGATGAAAGACCTTGGCTTCCTCAAAGGTTGTCTTCCCTACAATGTCATGCTAAACCTCTACGTCCGGACTGGGAAATACGCAATGGTTGAGAAGCTGCTGCTTGAGATGGAGGATTCGACTGTCAAGCCTGACATCTTCACAGTCAACACGAGGCTGCATGCCTATTCGGTTGTATCTGATGTACACGGGATGGAGAAGTTTCTGATGCGTTGCGAGGCTGACCCTGGACTCCATCTTGACTGGCGCACATACGCCGATGTAGCAAACGGCTACTTAAAGGCTGGATTAACTGATAAGGCGCTAGATATGCTCCGTAAATCAGAGCAGTTGATGAATCCTCACAAGAGAAAGCACGCTTATGAGGTTCTCATGTCATTCTATGGTGCTGCAGGTAAGAAACAAGAGGTGTACCGTCTCTGGAGCTTGTACAAGGAACTGGACGGGTTCTATAACACTGGATACATAAGCGTGATCAGCGCCCTCTTGAAGATGGATGACATTGACGAGGCTGAGAGGATTATCGGAGAGTGGGAAGCTGGACACTCCCTTTTCGATATTCGGATCCCACACTTGTTGATTACGGGTTACTGCAAGAAGGGGATGTTGGAGAAGGCAGAGGAAGTAGCACAGATGTTGGTCCACAAGTGGAGAGTGGAGGATACAAGCACATGGGAGCGTTTAGCTCTCGGATACAAGATGGCGGGTGAAATGGACAAGGCGGTAGAGAAATGGAAGAGAGCGATTGAGGTGAGCCAGCCAGGGTGGAGACCACATCAG GTTGTGCTGATGAGCTGTGTGGACTATCTGGAGGGTCAAAGAGACATGGAGAGTTTGAGAAATATTTTGAGACTGTTAAGCGAGCGAGGACACATTTCATATGATCAACTACTGTACGATATGAATGGAGCTGGACTGAGTTGGAAGATCGTTGATGCTATGGGGGAAAACTTGATACGTTGA
- the LOC104747783 gene encoding pentatricopeptide repeat-containing protein At2g20710, mitochondrial isoform X2, whose product MKHLLLLRLVVRPKPNYVLRSFLFHSGGKTTPSALDPYDTLQRRVARAGDPSASIVRVLDGWLDQGNLVKTSELHSIIKMLRKFSRFSHALQISDWMSEHRVHEISEGDVAIRLDLIAKVGGLVEADKFFETIPVERRSYHLYGALLNCYASNKALHKAQQVFQEMKDLGFLKGCLPYNVMLNLYVRTGKYAMVEKLLLEMEDSTVKPDIFTVNTRLHAYSVVSDVHGMEKFLMRCEADPGLHLDWRTYADVANGYLKAGLTDKALDMLRKSEQLMNPHKRKHAYEVLMSFYGAAGKKQEVYRLWSLYKELDGFYNTGYISVISALLKMDDIDEAERIIGEWEAGHSLFDIRIPHLLITGYCKKGMLEKAEEVAQMLVHKWRVEDTSTWERLALGYKMAGEMDKAVEKWKRAIEVSQPGWRPHQVVLMSCVDYLEGQRDMESLRNILRLLSERGHISYDQLLYDMNGAGLSWKIVDAMGENLIR is encoded by the exons ATgaagcatcttcttcttcttcgtcttgttgTTCGTCCAAAGCCAAATTACGTTCTCAGGAGCTTCCTCTTTCACTCCGGCGGCAAGACCACACCCTCGGCGTTGGACCCTTACGACACTCTACAGCGTCGTGTCGCGAGAGCCGGAGATCCCTCTGCTTCGATTGTCCGAGTGTTGGATGGATGGCTTGATCAGGGGAACCTGGTTAAGACTTCGGAGCTCCATAGCATCATCAAGATGCTTCGCAAATTCAGCCGTTTCTCCCACGCCCTTCAG ATATCGGATTGGATGAGTGAGCATAGAGTTCATGAGATCTCTGAGGGAGATGTTGCGATTCGGCTTGATTTGATTGCCAAAGTTGGTGGCTTGGTAGAAGCTGACAAGTTTTTCGAAACGATTCCTGTGGAGAGGAGGAGCTACCATCTTTACGGTGCCCTCTTGAACTGCTACGCGAGCAACAAGGCGTTGCACAAAGCTCAGCAAGTGTTTCAGGAGATGAAAGACCTTGGCTTCCTCAAAGGTTGTCTTCCCTACAATGTCATGCTAAACCTCTACGTCCGGACTGGGAAATACGCAATGGTTGAGAAGCTGCTGCTTGAGATGGAGGATTCGACTGTCAAGCCTGACATCTTCACAGTCAACACGAGGCTGCATGCCTATTCGGTTGTATCTGATGTACACGGGATGGAGAAGTTTCTGATGCGTTGCGAGGCTGACCCTGGACTCCATCTTGACTGGCGCACATACGCCGATGTAGCAAACGGCTACTTAAAGGCTGGATTAACTGATAAGGCGCTAGATATGCTCCGTAAATCAGAGCAGTTGATGAATCCTCACAAGAGAAAGCACGCTTATGAGGTTCTCATGTCATTCTATGGTGCTGCAGGTAAGAAACAAGAGGTGTACCGTCTCTGGAGCTTGTACAAGGAACTGGACGGGTTCTATAACACTGGATACATAAGCGTGATCAGCGCCCTCTTGAAGATGGATGACATTGACGAGGCTGAGAG GATTATCGGAGAGTGGGAAGCTGGACACTCCCTTTTCGATATTCGGATCCCACACTTGTTGATTACGGGTTACTGCAAGAAGGGGATGTTGGAGAAGGCAGAGGAAGTAGCACAGATGTTGGTCCACAAGTGGAGAGTGGAGGATACAAGCACATGGGAGCGTTTAGCTCTCGGATACAAGATGGCGGGTGAAATGGACAAGGCGGTAGAGAAATGGAAGAGAGCGATTGAGGTGAGCCAGCCAGGGTGGAGACCACATCAGGTTGTGCTGATGAGCTGTGTGGACTATCTGGAGGGTCAAAGAGACATGGAGAGTTTGAGAAATATTTTGAGACTGTTAAGCGAGCGAGGACACATTTCATATGATCAACTACTGTACGATATGAATGGAGCTGGACTGAGTTGGAAGATCGTTGATGCTATGGGGGAAAACTTGATACGTTGA
- the LOC104747787 gene encoding uncharacterized protein LOC104747787 has protein sequence MDRQNSDDIMRFLDGMASSDDVLFGFLDEGNQSPEDFSDSGNLNGGGDDEDDDNNNINNCNSEENKAFWQEQEQLLQGTLYRTSTIETKIRQATKEALKQVKSKGPFYCVCRRPVDGGCRSCLRGEISRHLRDVAGYDCVISKSKWRSSQDIPAGEHEFLEIVDRSGSKKGEMRVVIELSFRAEFEIAKGSEEYKRLVSRLPEVYVGKTERLRSLIKILCIAAKKCLRDKKMHMAPWRKHKYMQAKWLGTCDRSSSLEATSEAMEPENWVPVAKPRVSMLNYGGLFSAGPTAVSVV, from the exons atGGATCGGCAAAATTCTGATGACATCATGAGGTTTCTTGATGGAATGGCTAGCTCCGACGACGTTCTTTTCGGTTTTCTCGACGAAGGAAACCAGTCACCCGAGGATTTCTCTGACTCCGGTAACCTTAACGGCGGTGGAGACGATGAAGACGACGACAATAATAACATCAACAATTGCAATTCTGAAGAAAACAAAGCTTTTTGGcaggaacaagaacaacttcttcag GGGACACTGTATAGGACAAGTACGATTGAGACGAAGATTAGACAAGCGACGAAAGAAGCCTTGAAACAAGTTAAATCTAAGGGTCCTTTTTATTGTGTCTGCCGGCGACCAGTGGACGGCGGTTGCCGGAGTTGCTTACGTGGTGAGATCTCTAGACACCTCAGAGATGTTGCCGGCTACGATTGCGTCATCTCCAAATCTAAATGGAGAAGCTCTCAAGACATCCCTGCAG GGGAACACGAATTTTTGGAGATCGTAGACCGATCGGGTTCGAAGAAAGGCGAGATGAGAGTGGTGATCGAGTTATCATTTAGGGCTGAGTTCGAGATTGCAAAAGGCAGTGAAGAGTACAAAAGACTAGTCAGCCGATTGCCGGAGGTTTACGTCGGAAAAACCGAAAGGCTTCGATCTCTGATCAAGATATTGTGCATTGCTGCCAAAAAATGCTTGAGAGACAAGAAAATGCATATGGCTCCTTGGAGAAAACACAAGTACATGCAAGCCAAGTGGCTTGGCACGTGCGACCGATCTAGCTCCTTGGAAGCGACGTCCGAGGCGATGGAGCCGGAGAATTGGGTGCCGGTGGCGAAGCCTAGGGTTTCTATGTTGAACTACGGTGGTCTCTTCTCCGCCGGTCCGACCGCTGTATCCGTCGTGTGA